The following are encoded together in the Limanda limanda chromosome 12, fLimLim1.1, whole genome shotgun sequence genome:
- the LOC133015519 gene encoding interferon alpha-inducible protein 27-like protein 2A: MIGLVGKMAAMIAGAAGAVILVPVTLGAIGFTSAGIAAGSTAATMMSSAAVAGGGGVAAGSLVAVLQSAGAAGLSWAVTGAVASTGAAVTGLMSLISR, translated from the exons atgatTGGGCTGGTCG GGAAAATGGCCGCCATGATAGCAGGAGCAG CAGGTGCTGTGATCCTGGTTCCTGTGACTCTGGGAGCCATAGGCTTCACCTCAGCTGGAATAGCTGCAGGCTCCACGGCTGCCACCATGATGTCGTCTGCTGCAGTCGCAGGCGGTGGAGGAGTGGCCGCAGGCAGTCTGGTGGCTGTTCTGCAATCAGCAG GTGCTGCTGGTCTGTCGTGGGCTGTCACTGGAGCTGTGGCCAGCACCGGAGCAGCAGTGACAGGGCTGATGAGCCTCATCAGCAGATAA